CCTCAGCAAGTTCTCTAGCTAATTGGTCCAACACATTTTCATGTCTCTTCAGTTTTGCTTCACTAAAGGTTGATGTATCCTTCTCCATCAGTTTTAAATACATTTGGTATTTTTCTGCCCTTGCCTTCTCTTTTTTTGCAATCGCCTTCTCTTTTTTTGCTTCTGCTCCAATCAGTGTTGCTTCTGCTGCCTTTAGCAATGCTGCTGCTTTAGTTGTAATAGCTTCGTGAAAGAGAACCATATTTTGACTTGGCTTATCCCCTAAAGGTGATGGTGCACCTTTTCCTTTTTGCCTCTGTTTTGCTGCCTTCTGCCCCTCAGGGCGCTTCTCTTTGCGCTCTGTTTCCTCCTCTGTGTCTTGGTTCGACGATGAAGTATATGCTCCTGATTCAGAAATCTTGTTCCTCTTATTATGGCTACTCTCTTCAAGGACTCTACGCCATTTAGGTTGATCTTTAAGATCTTTCCACATATACTCCAAGGTGAAAGGTTTTTGGTTGTTGTGCTTTTTGTACCATTCACAGGCTTTCTCCATTATCATATCATCAGAATACCCACTTGTGAAAGTAGTTCTAGCTTTAGAATAAAATCCACAGAACTTAGTGACATCTCTCTTGACATTGTCCCAATGTGTTCTGCATTGCTTGGGGTTCCTTTTGTTCCCATTACTAGGCATATTGCTGTTGAACTCTCTAGCTACAGCCTTCCAATATTGTTCTGATTTCTTGTCATTGCCTTTGATGGGATCAACTGAATTGTTCAACCAAGAACTCATTAGTCGTATATTGTCATCTTCAGTCCAATTGATGCGTgtccctcttcttccttcttcactGCTATCACTTGCCTCTTCAACCTCAACTACTTCTTTCTCATTATGTCTTGTATGACATGGAGAAGCTGATCCATGAAAGAAGTGTTGGCTGTAGCCCCAATTGAAGTACTATATTGCATACCAAACTGTGATCTATTGGCTGCAAATCCAAATGCTTGGTTAAATGAGTGCACCAGATTTTCTTGAAGTTGAAAACCTTCCAAGCTTCCTGGAGTAGGTTGCCCATAATATTCTTGTTGCTGAGCACCTTGAAAGATTGGAGGGTGTCGATATGGTTGGTAGTTGCTTGGAGGACCAAAAGGATGGAAATTTTGGAGAAAACTAGGTCTGAAGTTTTGGGGATAACTTGTGGGAAATTGGGTAGAAAGGGAGTTTTGGGCCTCACTATTTGTTGCTTGGCTTGAGGAACCTTGGTTGAGGAGGTTTGAGAAGTTTCCTTTGAAAGGCTCCATTTAGTATGTGGGGAAACTGAATAGATCAAAAATTGTTGTTCATCTCACTTGTTCCTCCTTTTGTAGGCAGCAGAAGAATGCTGGAGGAAGACAACGGCTAGGGGACCAAATGAGCAACTCAAATGGAATAGCAGCAACGGCTAGTAGTACTCGTTACTGTGTTTAGTAACTGACATGTATATTTTATTGGTGTGCACAGAAAAACAGTAAAGGTATTGTATTTTATAGCTT
The window above is part of the Oryza sativa Japonica Group chromosome 7, ASM3414082v1 genome. Proteins encoded here:
- the LOC107278350 gene encoding uncharacterized protein — its product is MEPFKGNFSNLLNQGSSSQATNSEAQNSLSTQFPTSYPQNFRPSFLQNFHPFGPPSNYQPYRHPPIFQGAQQQEYYGQPTPGSLEGFQLQENLVHSFNQAFGFAANRSQFASPCHTRHNEKEVVEVEEASDSSEEGRRGTRINWTEDDNIRLMSSWLNNSVDPIKGNDKKSEQYWKAVAREFNSNMPSNGNKRNPKQCRTHWDNVKRDVTKFCGFYSKARTTFTSGYSDDMIMEKACEWYKKHNNQKPFTLEYMWKDLKDQPKWRRVLEESSHNKRNKISESGAYTSSSNQDTEEETERKEKRPEGQKAAKQRQKGKGAPSPLGDKPSQNMVLFHEAITTKAAALLKAAEATLIGAEAKKEKAIAKKEKARAEKYQMYLKLMEKDTSTFSEAKLKRHENVLDQLARELAEE